The Podospora pseudopauciseta strain CBS 411.78 chromosome 2 map unlocalized CBS411.78m_2, whole genome shotgun sequence genome has a window encoding:
- the GYP1 gene encoding GTPase-activating protein (EggNog:ENOG503NWNR; COG:U; BUSCO:EOG09261YLQ) has product MMFSSSAGGKKATPQQEMVQVERSDSASPFWKAPQRDTPPLKKPARDSSLVVGAAYSHADILKFDSLNISGSGSRPRTPPSATSALERVPTQSPTTRTSKSPPFKQYMNFLSSTNDDWTADEAEDMYDYESDDGDDFGLPSLSNMKRRTRKKAEQSRAHLDDGLNGGSRERRYSNSEDIAIERPAASYPMPKKSEGKILRPQYKEILRDPANALHLINHPSIPANATPKEVDAINSRITRINKFKKLLQASTIPLPDLRSLAWSGVPEEVRAMTWQLLLSYLPTSSERRVATLERKRKEYLDGVRQAFGGGGQPAPGSSAPPRGTNRGLDEAIWHQISIDVPRTNPHIELYSYEATQRSLERILYVWAVRHPASGYVQGINDLVTPFWQVFLGTYITDPDIESGMDPGQLPKAVLDAVEADSFWCLTKLLDGIQDHYIVAQPGIQRQVSALRDLTARIDAGLAKHLEKEQVEFIQFSFRWMNCLLMREISVKNTIRMWDTYMAEEQGFSEFHLYVCAAFLVKWSDKLVKMDFQEIMMFLQSLPTGDWTEKDIELLLSEAYIWQSLFKGSSAHLKGQGGEGSRSASMNFTL; this is encoded by the exons ATgatgttttcttcttccgccGGCGGCAAGAAGGCCACTCCCCAG CAGGAGATGGTGCAAGTTG AGAGGTCCGA CTCTGCTTCCCCGTTCTGGAAGGCCCCTCAGCGGGACACCCCGCCTTTAAAGAAGCCAGCACGCGACTCGAGTCTGGTAGTCGGCGCCGCCTATTCACATGCCGACATTCTCAAGTTTGATTCCTT AAATATATCTGGGTCCGGATCGCGCCCAAGAACCCCGCCATCAGCGACGTCGGCCCTTGAACGAGTCCCGACACAATCCCCGACCACACGAACCAGCAAATCACCACCTTTCAAGCAATACATGAACTTCCTTTCCAGTACCAACGATGACTGGACCGCCGACGAAGCAGAGGATATGTATGACTATGAGTCGGACGACGGAGACGATTTTGGGCTTCCCAGTCTATCCAacatgaagaggaggacaagaaaaaaagcggAACAAAGCAGGGCGCATCTGGACGACGGACTCAATGGCGGTAGTCGAGAAAGACGCTACTCAAACAGCGAAGACATAGCGATCGAGAGGCCAGCAGCAAGTTACCCGATGCCGAAGAAGAGTGAAGGAAAGATTCTACGACCACAGTATAAGGAGATCTTGCGCGATCCGGCAAACGCCTTGCACCTAATCAACCACCCCTCGATACCCGCCAATGCCACCCCGAAAGAAGTTGACGCCATAAATTCAAGGATAACAAGAATAAACAAGTTCAAGAAGCTCCTCCAAGCCTCTACTATCCCACTACCAGATCTCCGGTCACTGGCATGGTCTGGCGTCCCAGAAGAGGTTCGCGCCATGACCTGGCAACTGCTTCTCAGCTACCTCCCTACCAGCTCGGAAAGAAGGGTAGCCACACTCgaacgaaaaagaaaagaatacCTTGACGGCGTGCGCCAAGCCTtcggaggaggcgggcaACCAGCGCCAGGAAGCAGTGCACCACCCCGAGGAACGAACCGAGGCCTAGACGAGGCCATCTGGCATCAAATCAGTATCGATGTCCCCCGCACAAACCCACATATCGAACTCTACAGCTACGAAGCTACGCAGCGGTCTCTTGAGCGCATTCTGTACGTTTGGGCTGTCCGTCACCCGGCAAGCGGCTATGTCCAGGGTATCAACGACCTAGTGACACCATTTTGGCAAGTTTTCTTGGGAACATATATCACAGACCCAGATATCGAAAGTGGTATGGATCCGGGGCAGCTCCCTAAGGCGGTTCTTGACGCGGTGGAGGCGGATTCATTCTGGTGTCTGACTAAACTGCTGGACGGGATCCAGGACCATTATATCGTGGCGCAGCCAGGAATCCAGAGACAAGTTTCGGCACTGCGAGACCTGACGGCGAGAATTGATGCCGGGCTGGCGAAGCacttggagaaggagcaggtgGAATTCATCCAGTTTAGTTTCAGGTGGATGAACTGCCTGTTGATGAGAGAAATAAGTGTCAAGAACACGATACGGATGTGGGATACATACATG GCGGAAGAACAAGGCTTCTCGGAATTCCACCTATACGTCTGTGCCGCCTTTTTGGTAAAGTGGTCAGACAAGCTGGTAAAGATGGACTTTCAAGAAATCATGATGTTTTTGCAGTCGTTGCCGACGGGGGACTGGACGGAAAAGGACAttgagctgctgctgagcgAAGCCTATATCTGGCAGAGTCTATTCAAGGGGTCGAGTGCCCATTTGAAAGGGcagggtggggaggggagtaGGAGTGCGAGTATGAACTTTACTCTGTGA
- a CDS encoding uncharacterized protein (COG:B; COG:D; EggNog:ENOG503NZRD), whose amino-acid sequence MATPTAASTGTATPLELDPEQAQQSLKISLADLAAKAAALFAQKKYEDAAEQYARAAEMQAEMNGEMSPENAEILYLYGRTLFKVGQSKSDVLGGSAPQAKNQAKPKAPKKKTAAANGAKNGEGSSSSAAAKAGEKVEKVVAEAAGKEAEKESGVEIKKPMFHFEGDENFVDSDEEEEEGEEGEGEEEEEDDDLATAFEILDLARVLFLKKLEASQTESEGKGKEAAEEGSDNPNIRHLKERLGDTHDLLAEISLENEKYHTAINDAKAALKYKQELYPFESEIIAEAHFKVSLALEFASVTKQSDDDTAESKDASSGEVDQSLRDEAAASLEQAINSTKQKLQNKEVELATLHNPEENDSTREEISNVKEMISDMEQRLKDLRAPPIDINSALGLPSRSEQEKQKADNLVLGSVSDEVKKNANDLTGLVRKKRKAEESVAVEEVKEQEQPEAKRAKSEDVLGAASAAPTAN is encoded by the exons ATGGCGACTCCCACAGCCGCCTCAACAGGCACTGCGACTCCCCTCGAGCTCGACCCTGAGCAAGCCCAGCAGAGCCTTAAAATCTCCCTCGCCGACCTCGCCGCCAAAGCCGCCGCCCTCTTCGCCCAGAAGAAATACGAAGATGCCGCCGAGCAGTACGCCCGCGCAGCCGAGATGCAAGCCGAGATGAACGGCGAGATGAGCCCTGAGAACGCAGAGATCCTCTACCTCTACGGGCGCACCCTCTTCAAAGTCGGCCAGAGCAAGTCGGACGTTTTGGGCGGCAGCGCGCCACAGGCTAAGAACCAGGCCAAGCCCAAAGctcccaagaagaagaccgCTGCTGCCAATGGCGCTAAGAACGGCGAGGGCAGCTCCTCTTCTGCCGCCGCGAAGGCTGGGGAAAAGGTAGAGAAGGTGGTTGCTGAGGCTGCTgggaaggaggcggagaaggagtcGGGTGTTGAGATCAAGAAGCCCATGTTTCACTTTGAGGGAGACGAGAATTTTGTTGATtctgacgaggaagaggaggagggagaggaaggagagggtgaggaggaagaggaggatgacgatctTGCGACTGCGTTTGAGATTCTTGACCTGGCGCGTGTGCTTTTcctcaagaagctcgaggcgTCACAGACCGAGAGCGAAGGAAAGGGCAAGGAAGCTGCTGAGGAAGGCAGCGATAACCCCAATATTCGTCACTTGAAGGAGCGTCTGGGTGATACCCACGATCTCCTCGCCGAGATCTCGCTCGAAAATGAAAA ATACCACACCGCCATAAACGACGCCAAAGCCGCCCTCAAATACAAACAAGAGCTCTACCCATTCGAATCCGAAATCATCGCCGAAGCCCACTTCAAagtctccctcgccctcgagtTCGCCTCGGTAACCAAGCAATCAGACGACGACACAGCCGAAAGTAAAGACGCCTCCTCGGGAGAGGTCGACCAATCCCTCCGCGACGAGGCGGCCGCCTCTCTGGAGCAGGCCATCAACTCGACCAAACAGAAGCTCCAAAACAAGGAAGTCGAGCTCGccaccctccacaaccccgaGGAGAACGACTCGACTCGCGAAGAAATCTCCAACGTGAAGGAGATGATCAGCGACATGGAGCAGCGCCTCAAAGACTTGCGAGCTCCGCCCATCGACATCAATTCTGCGCTTGGGCTGCCGTCTCGATCGGAACAGGAAAAGCAAAAGGCGGATAATCTTGTGCTTGGGTCGGTGTCGGATGAGGTCAAGAAGAATGCGAATGATTTGACCGGACTGGtgagaaagaagaggaaggcggaggagagtgttgctgtggaggaggtgaaggaacAGGAACAGCCTGAGGCGAAAAGGGCCAAGTCGGAGGATGTATTGGGGGCGGCTTCTGCGGCGCCGACTGCTAACTAG
- a CDS encoding uncharacterized protein (EggNog:ENOG503PP8Z) encodes MTEPENFDDELFADLYNDDDAAPAPKPAAAAQPVQYAAVQPTIETRQEDSYDPNQYNDYSGGGENGNMNQDDEEEEDDDDDIDFNLGNGPSTTLAPHDQQDYNDSHNNNNNNNNNNNNNNNNNNNNNNNNNSHHEERQSYSAPSAPPAHTKGPNAKEDG; translated from the exons ATGACAGAACCCGAGAACTTCGACGATGAGCTGTTTGCCGATCT CTATAACGACGATGATGCGGCACCAGCGCCCAAGCCGGCTGCCGCAGCCCAGCCTGTTCAGTACGCAGCCGTGCAACCGACCATCGAGACCCGGCAGGAGGACAGCTACGACCCCAATCAGTACAACGACTacagtggtggaggtgaaaATGGCAACATGAAccaggatgatgaagaagaagaggacgatgacgatgacatTGATTTCAACCTCGGAAACGGCCCTTCGACCACGCTGGCCCCCCATGACCAGCAAGACTACAATGACAGccataacaacaacaacaacaacaacaacaacaacaacaacaacaacaacaacaacaacaacaacaacaacaacaacaactctcACCATGAGGAGAGGCAGTCCTACAGTGCGCCCTCGGCGCCTCCTGCTCATACCAAAGGCCCCAATGCCAAAGAAGACGGGTAA